The Plasmodium vinckei vinckei genome assembly, chromosome: PVVCY_14 genome window below encodes:
- a CDS encoding 26S protease regulatory subunit 8, putative, which yields MAAVDMQMRSGDFEGTKNENDQTNGNKNDEKMQSGIKTYYEMKIEEYESIINKKLQNKKRLEAQRNELNTRVRELRDEIQYLLEAASYVGEIAKPMGKNKVLVKINPEGKYVVDIASHIDIAKCTPNTRVALYNDSYKLHKILPSKVDPLVSLMKVEKVPDSTYEMVGGLDQQVKEVKEVIELPVKHPEIFESLGISQPKGVLLYGPPGTGKTLLARAVAHHTDCTFIRVSGSELVQKYIGEGSRMVRELFVMAREHAPSIIFMDEIDSIGSQRIEGEHGDSEVQRTMMELLNQLDGFESTQNIKVIMCTNRIDILDDALLRPGRIDRKIEFPNPNVEARIEILKIHSRKMNLMRGIDMVKIATDMNNCSGAEVKAVCTEAGMFALRERRVHVTQEDFEMAVAKVMKQDAEKNFTLRKLWK from the coding sequence ATGGCGGCAGTTGATATGCAAATGAGATCAGGTGATTTCGAAggaacaaaaaatgaaaatgatcaaaccaatggaaataaaaatgatgaaaaaatgcAATCAGGTATTAAAACATACTATGAAATGAAAATAGAAGAATATGAatcaattataaataaaaaattacaaaataaaaaaagattaGAAGCTCAAagaaatgaattaaatacaAGAGTTAGAGAACTAAGAGATGAAAttcaatatttattagaAGCTGCATCATATGTTGGTGAAATAGCTAAACCCatgggaaaaaataaagtacTTGTTAAAATAAATCCAGAAGGTAAATATGTAGTAGATATAGCTAGCCATATAGATATAGCCAAATGTACACCAAATACAAGAGTTGCTTTATATAATGACTCATATAAgttacataaaatattaccAAGCAAAGTTGATCCACTTGTTTCATTAATGAAAGTTGAAAAAGTACCTGACTCAACATATGAAATGGTTGGAGGATTAGATCAACAAGTTAAAGAAGTTAAAGAAGTTATTGAATTACCAGTTAAACATCCAGAAATATTTGAATCATTAGGTATATCACAACCTAAAGgagtattattatatggaCCACCAGGAACAGGAAAAACTTTATTAGCACGTGCTGTAGCACATCATACAGATTGTACATTTATAAGAGTTTCAGGTTCGGAACTTGTTCAGAAATATATTGGAGAAGGTTCTCGTATGGTTAGAGAATTATTTGTTATGGCTAGAGAACATGCACcatcaattatttttatggatGAAATCGATTCTATAGGAAGCCAAAGAATAGAAGGGGAACATGGTGACTCAGAAGTTCAAAGAACAATGATGGAATTGTTAAATCAACTAGATGGTTTTGAATCAacacaaaatattaaagtTATTATGTGCACTAACAGAATTGATATATTAGATGATGCATTATTAAGACCAGGACGTATCGATAGGAAAATCGAATTCCCTAATCCAAATGTAGAAGCACGTATTGAAATTCTTAAAATTCATAGtagaaaaatgaatttaatGAGAGGAATTGATATGGTTAAAATTGCTACTGATATGAATAATTGCTCAGGAGCAGAAGTTAAAGCTGTTTGTACTGAAGCTGGGATGTTCGCTTTAAGAGAAAGAAGAGTTCATGTTACTCAAGAGGATTTTGAAATGGCTGTTGCTAAAGTTATGAAACAAGATgcagaaaaaaatttcacCTTACGAAAGTTatggaaataa